The DNA segment CTGAGAATTTTGTCATATATAAGAATCAAGGGCATCCAGATGTCCGAGCAGTTATTCCGAGACGCGAGGACTTACCGGCTGAGCGTGGGGTTTTGATCGTCTCAGCTGCTATGCATAAGCAAAAATCCATGTTTTTCTTCCTCTTGCAAACTGAGTATGGGGATATGTTTAAAGTGACACTGGACCATGAGAATGACAGAGTAAAAGAGTTgaagataaaatattttgatactaTTCCTGTCACATCATCTTTGTGCGTCTTGAAGTCAGGGTTTCTATTTGCTGCATCTGAGTTTGGGAACCATGCCTTGTATCAGTTTCAGGCGATAGGAGATGAGCCAGATGTGGAGGCCTCATCAGCTACACTGATGGAAACAGAAGAAGGTTTTCAGCCAGTGTTTTTCCAGCCTAGAAAACTGAAGAATCTACTTAGGATAGACCAAATTGAGAGTCTGATGCCAATGATGGATATGAAAGTCACTAATCTATTTGAGGAAGAAACGCCTCAGATATTCTCACTTTGTGGGCGGGGTCCTCGTTCATCACTCCGTGTGTTGAGACCTGGTTTGGCTATTAGTGAAATGGCAGTTTCACAGTTACCTGGTGTTCCAAGTGCTGTGTGGACTGTCAAAAAGAATGTCAATGATGAATTTGATGCCTATATTGTTGTTTCTTTTGCAAATGCCACTCTCGTGCTTTCCATTGGTGAGACTGTTGAAGAAGTGAGCGACAGCGGGTTTCTTGATACGACGCCTTCTCTTGCTGTTTCTTTGATTGGCGACGATTCCTTGATGCAAGTGCATCCCAGTGGTATCAGGCATATAAGGGAAGATGGGCGTATTAATGAGTGGAGAACTCCAGGAAAGAGAACCATTGTTAAGGTTGGGTCTAACAGACTTCAGGTTGTCATTGCACTGAGTGGAGGcgaaattatatattttgaagTTGATATGACTGGTCAGCTGATGGAGGTTGAGAAGCATGAAATGTCAGGAGATGTTGCCTGTTTGGATATTTCTCCTATCCCTGAAGGAAGACAAAGATCACGGTTTCTTGCTGTTGGATCTTATGATAACACTATTCGCATTTTGTCTTTGGATCCTGATGACTGTATGCAGATACTAAGTCTGCAAAGTGTTTCATCACCTCCGGAATCTCTCCTATTTCTTGAAGTTCAGGCTTCTACTGGAGGTGATGATGGGGCTGACCACCCTGCAAGCCTTTTTTTGAATGCTGGTCTACAAAATGGAGTTTTATTCAGGACGGTAGTGGATATGGTGACCGGACAGCTATCAGATGCCCGATCTCGGTTCCTAGGACTCAGAGCACCAAAGCTGTTTTCTATTATTGTGAGAGGACGGAGAGCTATGCTTTGCTTGTCAAGTAGACCTTGGCTTGGTTATATACACCAAGGACATTTCCTTCTCACACCATTGTCATATGAGACTCTTGAATATGCTGCTTCATTTTCATCGGATCAGTGTGCCGAAGGTGTTGTTGCTGTCGCTGGGGATGCATTGAGGATTTTTACTATTGAAAGACTTGGAGAATCTTTTAATGAAACAGCCATACCTTTGAGGTATACTCCTAGGAAATTTGTGGTTCAACCCAAAAAGAAGCTGTTGGTAATAATTGAGAGCGATCAGGGAGCATTCACAGCAGAAGAGCGCGAAGCTGCAAAAAAGGAGTCCTTTGAGTCTTCTGGAGTGGGGGAAAACGGAAACATAGTGCAGATGGAGAATGGTGATGATGAGGAAAACAATGATCCGCTTTCTGATGAGCAGTATGGATATCCAAAGGCAGAATCTGGAAAGTGGGTTTCTTGCATTAGAGTTCTGGATCCTAGGTCAGCTTTAACAACCTGTCTGCTAGAGCTTCAGGATAATGAAGCTGCGTTCAGCATGTGCTCTGTGAATTTCCACGATAAGGAGTATGGTACACTTTTGGCTGTTGGGACAGCAAAAGGTCTTCAGTTTTGGCCCAAAAGATCCTTCGAGGCTGGATATATTCACATATATAGGTTTAAAGAAGATGGAAAAGTCCTTGAGCTTTTGCACAAGACACAAGTGGACGGTGTACCTCTCGCATTATGCCAATTCCAGGGAAGATTGCTTGCTGGGATTGGTCCTGTACTTAGATTGTATGATTTAGGGAAAAGGAGGTTGCTTAGAAAGTGTGAGAATAAATTATTCCCCAACACAATCACTTCCATCCAAACCTATCGCGATCGAATTTATGTTGGGGACATGCAAGAGGTATTTTCCTTTATTGTATAGCTTCAAGCTTACATTTTGAATGCCACAAATGATCTTCTGATGCTGAATCTATTGTTTCATCATTTTGAATAGGTGATTCcgtgattatatatttatatgtgagcttgtagtttttttatttagaGAAGTTCAATGTCAGATGTTTTCATGAACAATTATTAGCTTTTGGATGAAAAGAACTGTAGAACTTGCCAGTTAACTGCTCTGTTTTTAGTAAGAGCTCATATGAAATTTGTGACTAATTGTTAATGCGGCATCATTCACTGAATTATGGTGGAAGCATTTTTTGAAAGACGTTAATAATATGATGCAGATACAAGTTCTTTAAGTGAACATTATGGTTTACCTAATGATTTGGTTAGTTTTTGGTTGGAGGGTTAGAGCTGCTCTGGAACAAATAAATGCTATATTTAGTATTCTAAAGACTAAAGATGAATAAAAGAACTTTAAAAGTAAGTCCAATTCTATCATGTTTTTCTTGAtacaaaaatcatatcttgCCTTTATTGTCAAATTGAGATTCAATACTGAGCAGGTTGAATAAAGGAACCAATGGAAAGCAAAAAAACCTGATAGTTCATGGAATGAAAATCCACTATACTAGTGTCTACTGTTATTATCTTGAAGGCATTTATGTATAGTGCACTATTTTCTACGACCACCCAGTAGCTTAAACCTTTTTTCACCCAATAAAAGCTTTTTTTGTGTGGGGTGGGTGGGGGTGGGGTGGAAGGGATGACTTTTATTTGTTCTTTCAAGTTGTTTTACTGATAATACCTATCAACGTGATGACTGTTTTAAGAAATCTTGTCAGTTTATAGTTTGTGACTGTCTACCCTCATGTCGGGCATGATTTCAAGCCTTTAAACCTGGTAAAATGGTTCGGATTCCAAATCTAATAGTTCAAGATATGCTAAGTTTGACCAGTTATTTTTTCCAATCTCTTATTCTAATTGTTTATGATCTGATCCGGTTCCGTTGTTTCAGTCGTTTCACTACTGCAAGTACAGACGTGATGAGAATCAGTTATATATATTTGCTGATGACACTGTTCCAAGATGGCTTACTGCTGCTCAGCATATTGACTTCGACACCGTGGCTGGTTCCGACAAATTTGGAAATATCTACTTTGTCCGATTGCCACAGGATGTGTCAGATGAGATTGAAGAAGACCCCACTGGTGGTAAGATAAAGTGGGAGCAGGGGAAGTTGAATGGAGCACCGAACAAAGTAGAGGAAATAGTTCAATTTCACATTGGTGATGTGGTCACTTGCTTGCAGAAAGCATCCCTGATTCCCGGAGGGGGAGAGTGCATCATCTATGGGACTGTGATGGGTGGTTTGGGGGCATTACTTCCATTTACATCACGTGATGATGTTGACTTCTTCTCTCATCTGGAGATGCACATGCGGCAAGAACACCCACCTTTGTGTGGCAGAGACCATATTGCCTACAGATCATCCTATTTTCCTGTGAAGGTGGGGGTTCTTAATAGTAATTTATCCATTAAAATGTGCTATGACTTTACCCATGTTTCCAAATTTTCGAATTTCTCTTGATTTCTTTCTAATCCACACAAAATGTAACcaaatgtttttggtttttggGAAATGGTTGGTGGATGGAGAGAAATTGGTATTAGGCACAGGTGAATTCAGAGATGAACTGTTTGATCTTTAGAGCTATATATGGAGAAACCTGCTAGAATAGTAGGGGCCATACCGAGGAAGTTATAATTTGAAGTCTGAAATCCTTAATGAGTTGCACTAGGCTCTGAGCTCTGCAGTTATTTACCCACATCGGTGACATGCTTTTAGCTATACAACTGTTTGTCGAGTAACTAAACGTATTCGAAGTTGCATTCCAATCATGCTAGCTAGTTGTGGTATCTGAAGTGAAAGTAAAGATATGTGATTCCACGTGATTGCATAGTTtgcaatttgtttttttttcaatgaTTATATCTCTCGATTGTTGACAGAATAAAAATGTGTGATTGCAGGATGTTATAGATGGAGATTTGTGCGAACAATTTCCAACATTGCCCATGGATATGCAGCGTAAAATTGCTGATGAGCTGGATAGAACTCCAGGGGAGATTTTAAAGAAACTGGAAGAAATAAGAAATAAGATCATTTAAGAAAAAGTGCATTTCAGTAGTAAAATTCTGGATCCTTTCTCATTCAATTCTTGCCTTGATAATATTTTCCCCGAGCTTTCCCGTTTCAGTTACTCAGTTTTGACAGGCATAATGCTTACTCTTGTTCGTGTCCTGATTAACTGATTCGAAATGTTTTATTCACATGATTTCATATCAATTCTTGTTCTGTTGACAAGTGATTTGATTAACGTGCACAGGTCGATGTTTTTCTCTTCACTCGAACGCAATGGTTGGATACAATCACTAGTCGCACATCTCCCTATAAGGCAACATGACAAGCAGTTGACCCCCATTAAAAGGTTCTCTCGTGGCTCGAATGTATGGTTAGTTAATCAGATGAAGCAAACATGAATTGTGTGCTTCAGATTTCCAATACCTGCCCCTTCAATTCTGAGCATCTGTTGTAGTTATCATGTAGGTGAAATAGTGGTTCTATAATTATATTCATGTCTATTGAATTTAGTTTGTCAAAAGTGTAGTTTGAAATTTTCTGTTGATCAGGGATTGCATCTTTCtagttttctttctttttttcctgGAATTGTGACTCATTTTGCAGCATACGTCGTTTGGTAATTCGCTTGTTTTGGTGGTATTTCAACAGATCAACAGATTTATACCCAAGAAGGTGGGAAATCGAtactttttttggtttttttttcgaCAATTCAATTAACAAATCGATTCATGGGAATGtttatcatttatttatatttataataagtATAGTGTGGAGAAaaggaaacaaaataatttatttatacaaGAATCATCAGTGAGTGTTATTCTTAGTGTAGATTATAATTAAGGATATTTTATATGgaagttgatatttacacttcattttttgttatttgtacTTCATTtgtgaataaattaataacacaaaatgaagtgtaaatatcaactcccATTTTATATACCCTAATCTAAATTAGGACCGCTAGTTGAAGCATTTGTATTATAACTTATACTAGTGCACACATATTGTATGCTTGTATAATaatttttctaattaatttgatttatatttatatttaaagtaGAGCAATATCATAgttgtaaaaaataataaaatgtcaTATTTTCATTTGAATTGATCATATTCATATTGGAGTCCTaccataattttaaaattaccaAAGAATTAAACTGGAATTAAAAACgttgaaatttaaatttaaaaaaaaaaagcaaaaagaaaaaaaaacgaaaatccGACTCTTGTTGTTGTAGACCTTGAACAAGAACGATAATGCCTTGGTCTGTTAGTCACTGAATTCGGAAGTCTCTAGAGAAGTCATGGGCCTGAAATCACAAGACTTTTCTTTTAATGGGCTTGAACACTCATCGGCCCATCTCACCATTCATAAATGAAATGGTAAATTTTTTTCTAAACGACTCATTCCATTAAATTGGTAATTGATGGCAAGGGAAAACTACGATACTGGACGGGAGAAATgaaagagcttgagaagaaatATTCAAAGTGTACATCATGGAAGTCCGTAAATTCCTTGGTAATTGCATGACACTTGAAAATTTCATGGAACCTTCATTTCTTCCCATTGCGAAGGAGGTCTGTCAGTGAAACATATCTGGATTCGGAGAGTTTCTCCCATATTCAACTCAAAACCAGGTTGTGGAAATTCCATGCAGAGGAAAGAAACATAATTGATTATTACACTGAGCTGCGAGCATGGTAGGAACTAGACTTGTGTTGTGAAAGAATCTTGAGAGTGCAAGAATGacatcataaaattaaaaaaaaaaaacgaatggAAAATGATGAGGTATGTGTTTTCTTCCTGGACTAAATCGACAGTGTAATGATGTTCGTGACAGAATTCTGAGGAAGACACCCCTGCCATCTCTTAGCGAAGATTTTGCAAAAGTAATAAGAAAATAAGACAGTCGTCGGATAATGATAAGTGGCGAGCATGTGCCTGCAACTGAAGTGTCTGCCCTTGTGTACAAAAACACAACCAATGACCATCGACCTTGATAATTTCATAGAAGGGAAAAATAGCAATTGTGAGAACTATTATAAGCCAAACTACACATAGGAGACACATTGAGAAAGAAAACCACCAAACCGGGAATAAAAATTTCCAAAGCAAAAGCGCTGAGAATTTAGTGCCAATAAAACTGAAGCCGGACAAGAGACGGCAGCCTCTGGaacaccttttttttttttttttttttattaagaaaGAATTAGACCAATTGTATAAAATTTTCCGTTACACAGTTCTCAAAACCCGCTTTTGTGTTATCCACTAGTTCATTAGCTCAACAAGGTAACTTCTTCTAACATACTACCTTACATACATCAATTTTATTTGATGATATATGTGAAATAGATTTTGGAGCAACCGACCATATGATTTTGGAGCAACCGACCATACGATAAGTTCATCtagattattttttattttatatcccATGTGCAGGAAACAAGAAATCAATATAGTCGATGACTCTCCCCCAAGAGTGTGTTCATCAATGACGAGAACTAAATTGCTAtgctaaatattctcaaaatttGTGTGAATTTTAAGATTCGAACTCGGGGACAATTGGTAGTGCTAGGGAGAAAGGTAGACCTTACTAGGGGTGTAATCGAGTCGAGCCGAGTCGAGTAGcacactactcgagctcgagctcgactcatatttaactactcgagctcgaactcgagctcgatcgagtaaTTAATTTCATACTCGAGCTCGAGTTTGTATATATCTCGAGctcgaaaattatatataattatatataaatatatataaataaataattatatgaataaataaataaataaaatattatatacattatatttatattatattttatatttatatgtgttatcgagtagctcgcgagctactcgaatatatatatttcgagcTCGAGCTTAAGCTCGATTGTATGTTTTCGagctcgagttcgagctcgagctcggtcaaatcgagctcgagtcgaaTTTTGACCGAACTACTCACGAGCTACTCATGAATAGTTCGGCTCGTTTACACCCCTAGACCTTACTGCTTTGAGATGTTTGACTTTCAAGCACAAACCCAGCAATCCAACGTTGACCAAGTTCAAGTACCAATGAAATGATACAGTGTTATGACATTCTAGATTAGGACacctaatttttattttttttatttttttgataggAGGACACCCAAATTTGTCATAATTGAGACGTGTGTTTCTGgctttatttaaaaataaaaacacattaGAATTTTGTGTCAATATGTTAAACATCATTATACTATTTTTTCAGCACAATCATATCAAGCATAAAGCCGTCAGTTCGGGTTTGGTCCATCTGACCAACGCCCTCTACCAGGGTTGTGATTTTGGTTGTCTGTTTGGATGTGGGCTGAAATGGATTGATCTGTTTGGCTGTTTGGGCCGCATGTGAAGGCAAGGTGGAGCGGACCGATACGAtaaaatgtatttattttttttacaattttttaatttatattataactattatttttaatattttatgtatattgaatgatttatatcactttaaataattttatataatcaataagttttaaaagatttatataaTAGTTTATGTATAATCGAttacttttgaaaaaaatatattatttataatgatttatgTATAgttcataaatttttaaatatgtattgtttatgtatgatttttttgccaaattttaaatttttttgtctgGTTGGTCAGCTAATCCGCAACCCGTTACGAGTTGGTTGGGTTGTAGTTTTCTCAACCCACCAAGAGGGCGTGCAAAATTATCTCAAATTGACAGGTCTAAtcaaacatctatatcattttcCCATAGTTATGTTTGAGAAccatttaaaattcaaacaatttTTGGGAAAGAATGATTTATCACATTTATTGATGATCATACATGAATGACTTGTATATActtgcaattcaaaaatcagaAGCTAAacatgttttcaaaattttcacacTATGATTCAGACACAATTTCAGGAAAATATTCATGTGGTTTGTAGTGATAATGAGAAAAAGTATTTTAATCAAATTGTAGGGGAATTTTTCAGGAAAAATGGGATAATTCATCGTAGTTCTTGTAACCGAAACCTCCAAAAAATGATGtggtaaaaacaaaaaaatagacTCATCCTATAAATAGTAATTCTCTAATGTTCACCATTCACCACTAGAGTATCAAATACTTATGAAGATAAGCAATATTAACCGTCACTTATTTGATTAATAAGATGTTTTCTATAACTTTAAATTTTCGATAACCTTTATGAGAAACTACTTCCTTTTTTCACACTTACCTTTTGACTTACGGCCTCTGAGTGTTTGGAATTATAGCCTTTGTACACATGTGATGGAGATAAATTGGATCATTGGCATTGAAATGTGTTTTCgtttgatattattttacaCATAAAGGTAAATACTTTGATCctcgagaaaaaaaaaaagttttagtGTCAATGAATAGTTTTAGTGTCAATGAATGTCACGTTCTTTGAGTCTCTAAGACTATTTTGTCTCTCATAATAGGAGCCCTTTATGATGTCATGGTTGATATACACACGAGTCTAGAGCCACTAGCTACAACATCTGTGTTAGCTTCCACCAATGAGAGTGACACTACAACAATATGTGACAATGAGAACCTATTTGGTCAAGTCTATGCAAGAAGATCACAACCTCATAGTATGAAAGCCCCCATGATCCCATAGATAATGTGAAACGATTTTaactttattttaaataataattaaataaaatacgggtttttcaaaaaattttattaaaatttcggcatgacctatttgtttaaGTAAAAACCCGCATGTATCAGataacaaacaaaataaaaagtaaGAAATAACAACCGACGACACAAGTAAACTAAACCGAGAAAAGAACGAGAATCCAAGAGAGAGATTCGACATAACAAATATCCAAAAGTTTAAAAATCTAATGTTTACAAGCCCAAATCAATTCTAAGAAAACATTACATAAACATTTGacaaataagaaaaataaatgcttcataacatataaattcGAGTGACTATGCGaaagactagcataggtcggatgGATATAtcatgcccgcatcgcagtccactcgatagtcttgcccctcaaaCTCAATGATAACGTAAACCTGCCTGAAAACAAataagcgtagtgagtctaaaagactcagcaagaatatgggaggaggggataacgagtactacataaatacaagcacatgCAGATTTAAAATAGCTGATACTAAAAGTACTATTATGCCCTTACCTTTAAATGAAAGATTTTTGACAGTAATGTGTTCATGTCATAACGTATGCATGACTAAGTCGAATATAATCAAACGTAAAAGAATAAATGTACTGAAACATAAACATATAAGTTTttggtgaacttagatccttgaattgtgactctgagATTTTGATCATGATCATGACTGTAGtacactatgccgcaaggaagtcaggacaTCTTCCAACCCGTCTTGCCCTATgggtggtaagggaagccaagatttctcccagcccCATGCATTACACATGAATAGTTGGTAAGAGAAGCTAAACGTCTCCAGCCCCACACATTACACATgaataaatgtagtcacaatcatctcacttcgttcaaaatattttctttcctttttgaatatgggacttatcatgcatatgtaaatatggagtacatgtaaatgttaatcaataatcatgcatatgaatcactcatggatgatcgggatgaCGATTTATGAGACAAACCAAAAGATGGAAAACTAAACTATAATTTAGCGCTTAAGACAAATTGGagcggttcgcccgtaaaatttataacttgctcgattcttattAAAAAAGGATTCctcttgaaaccacgactccaagacacttagaactaagtagaGAAATCATCCTCGGAATTTTATTCTTAAgcaatcattttataaaaattccaTTTCCGGGCAGCAAGCTTAAGACactaaaattctgcacctattcCTTCACAAGCTTATAACccaaccaaaacttaaccgaattaatttccGCTTTCACCCACATACTCATAACATCTTGGCCTAATTCCAAAGCCGAGCCCTTCACCAAATCATGAGTTTAATCCCTGTTTTAAAACCAATTTCCGGACAGCCCAACTCATTTTCAAAATTCTGATCGTGCCTCATTTTCATACTCAACCAACAAACTTAGGCATTTGTCTCCAAACTCCAGCCACTATCCTAGTATCATAACCAACATTTAAGCTCACCCAAACCCCCCTTAAAACCCACCCAAACCAGCTCGATTTAACTCAACAATGGCAGCCACTAATCCCAATCAAAACCGAGCCCAACAATCCCCATTACTCGAGTGTACCTCAACTCCTTCCCACAAGCTAACTTCAAGTCATCCTAGTCGCTACCATGGGAATTACATTTCATCCATGGTAGCCCCTAATTCACCATCCAAACCAACACAATCAAACACACAGAAATTCGAACACAAGATATATatagattctgaaaatttcgAACCCCCAAAGACATGctcttttctgaaaaatttcgAATGCACTAAGGCATCCAAGCATCCAACGCACAATCATGATGACATAGTTCATTAAACAAGAATGCACCAAAAATCCTTGAAATAAAAAACGTGAAGCTCGAACAAGGCATTATCCTATGCATATTTCGAAAATCTCAATGAAGAGGTGCCACACAAAATACACTAGTTTACATGGGAAGAAAGAAACCATATCCTTGCATAGCTACCAAAACCGAAGACAAGAGCTGGAGGTGGACTGAGCTTCGACTCCTAGGGCTGCTACGAGCTGGAAATGAAGGTGCTAAGGGCTGCTACATCTCGGCCAGCTGGTGGAGGTGATGCTCCGCTGAAGAAGAAGGAAGAAACGGAGCAACGGCGGCGATCCAAGGAGGAGGAGAAGAAGTCGATGAGTGAGCTTGGAGAAGAAATGGTAAATGTCGTGAAGGGGTGTGTGAGGGAAATGAGATTTGAGTgtgaatgtagtgacccttactcggatcacctactaaacagaacgtaggcatgcaattaacttaatcaaaacagtaatcagaattaagctacgaaaaccataaacattatactatcccaagtaaaggaatctgtaaatatccaaatataatacaaccaaatcgaatagttgtatcaatccaataacaacagaataaaacctaggcgaagctccagctggtcaaccactgcctagcccctcttagatccacccgcctcatccaatcacaaacctgccccatggaatagggtgtccagaaacacagagtacgagacgtgagcataaaacgatcagtacgagagtatgagtatacatgcatgcaaagtgaactccctataaactcgaggtcaaggatcagataacagagacagaccgggccctggtatgtagcacgctgtgccgtcgcttcaggaggtggctcccataccataataccagtggatttaccggacccaaatccatggaagtccatctactaacaggatagggtacaaccctactaatagacatctcgaaggagatagctcagtatgcaaatgaatgcagcataaatcaatgacatataaaccatgcactcacataatacatgcatactcagtcaggatatctcgaacagtactttcgtacctcaatcagtgcaagctctaccaactcttaggtccacgcctatagtctgctctatactgccaaatgatactactatcattatagtgctctaaaagccttaactaagctattgcatactcctaaatatttataggaagcaaaagctataccttcgtccgtcgttagtcctttgatgtcaatgcctccagaacttgggcacaactccgctacgactatcgaacgcctcgccaacccccgggtcaagcctagaaagactagaactactcaaatatgcctggaatagagagggattctcggaattggcaattggaaatgaagcctcgaccttcaatttatagacaacgatcggagcctccgatcctcgatcggagcttccgatcctcgatcggaacgtccgatcctgccatcggagcttccgaagatcctcatc comes from the Henckelia pumila isolate YLH828 chromosome 1, ASM3356847v2, whole genome shotgun sequence genome and includes:
- the LOC140874143 gene encoding spliceosome-associated protein 130 A, with product MYLYSLTLQQATGIICAINGSFSGGKSQEIVVARGKVLDLLRPDDNGKLQSLLSVEIFGVIRSLAQFRLTGAQKDYIVVGSDSGRIVILEYNKEKNAFDKIHQETFGKSGCRRIVPGQYLAIDPKGRAVMIGACEKQKLVYVLNRDTVARLTISSPLEAHKSHTICYSVCGVDCGFENPIFAAIELDYAEADQDPTGQAANEAQKQLTFYELDLGLNHVSRKWSEQVDNGANMLVTVPGGGDGPSGVLVCAENFVIYKNQGHPDVRAVIPRREDLPAERGVLIVSAAMHKQKSMFFFLLQTEYGDMFKVTLDHENDRVKELKIKYFDTIPVTSSLCVLKSGFLFAASEFGNHALYQFQAIGDEPDVEASSATLMETEEGFQPVFFQPRKLKNLLRIDQIESLMPMMDMKVTNLFEEETPQIFSLCGRGPRSSLRVLRPGLAISEMAVSQLPGVPSAVWTVKKNVNDEFDAYIVVSFANATLVLSIGETVEEVSDSGFLDTTPSLAVSLIGDDSLMQVHPSGIRHIREDGRINEWRTPGKRTIVKVGSNRLQVVIALSGGEIIYFEVDMTGQLMEVEKHEMSGDVACLDISPIPEGRQRSRFLAVGSYDNTIRILSLDPDDCMQILSLQSVSSPPESLLFLEVQASTGGDDGADHPASLFLNAGLQNGVLFRTVVDMVTGQLSDARSRFLGLRAPKLFSIIVRGRRAMLCLSSRPWLGYIHQGHFLLTPLSYETLEYAASFSSDQCAEGVVAVAGDALRIFTIERLGESFNETAIPLRYTPRKFVVQPKKKLLVIIESDQGAFTAEEREAAKKESFESSGVGENGNIVQMENGDDEENNDPLSDEQYGYPKAESGKWVSCIRVLDPRSALTTCLLELQDNEAAFSMCSVNFHDKEYGTLLAVGTAKGLQFWPKRSFEAGYIHIYRFKEDGKVLELLHKTQVDGVPLALCQFQGRLLAGIGPVLRLYDLGKRRLLRKCENKLFPNTITSIQTYRDRIYVGDMQESFHYCKYRRDENQLYIFADDTVPRWLTAAQHIDFDTVAGSDKFGNIYFVRLPQDVSDEIEEDPTGGKIKWEQGKLNGAPNKVEEIVQFHIGDVVTCLQKASLIPGGGECIIYGTVMGGLGALLPFTSRDDVDFFSHLEMHMRQEHPPLCGRDHIAYRSSYFPVKDVIDGDLCEQFPTLPMDMQRKIADELDRTPGEILKKLEEIRNKII